The following proteins come from a genomic window of Alicyclobacillus dauci:
- a CDS encoding thiolase family protein → MSERDPVIVVALRTAIARMGGALASLPPHYFAATVIQEAISRANLQANVIDDVILGNVLGGGGNIARLSALKTGLSVQIPGLTVDRQCGSGINAMFVAAQAVQAGDGDVYIAGGVESYSQAPYMMAKPTSLYSLQPPQFIRSKLAPREIGNPPMGITAENLAKKYGISREEQDQFALASQQKMAVAMAEQRFAEQIVPITVPTGKGDSYIFNTDEYPRPQTTPEALARLRPAFLEDGTVTAGNSSGLNDAASALVIMSRERAEVLSLKPLATIRERAVAGVDPNVMGIGPVPATRKVLDKSGLTLDDIDIIEINEAFAAQVIACDRELQMDPRKVNVNGGAIAHGHPLGATGAILATKAVYELERIQGRFALITACIGGGQGIATILERDGAV, encoded by the coding sequence ATGTCGGAACGCGATCCAGTCATTGTCGTTGCCTTGCGTACAGCCATCGCAAGAATGGGAGGGGCGCTCGCGTCTTTGCCTCCACACTACTTTGCAGCCACTGTCATTCAAGAAGCCATCAGTCGCGCAAACTTACAAGCGAACGTAATCGACGACGTCATTTTAGGCAACGTTCTTGGCGGTGGAGGAAATATCGCTCGTTTGTCGGCGTTAAAGACGGGGTTGTCCGTACAAATTCCAGGGCTGACCGTCGATAGGCAGTGTGGGTCCGGGATCAATGCCATGTTTGTGGCAGCGCAAGCAGTACAGGCGGGAGACGGCGATGTGTATATCGCAGGAGGGGTTGAGAGTTACAGCCAGGCTCCGTACATGATGGCGAAACCGACCAGTCTATACAGTTTACAGCCACCACAGTTTATCAGGTCGAAGTTAGCTCCCCGTGAAATTGGTAACCCACCTATGGGGATCACCGCAGAAAATCTCGCGAAGAAGTATGGAATCAGTCGCGAAGAACAGGACCAATTCGCCCTTGCAAGCCAACAAAAGATGGCGGTGGCCATGGCTGAACAGAGATTTGCGGAACAAATTGTTCCTATAACGGTCCCAACAGGAAAAGGAGACAGCTACATTTTTAATACGGATGAGTATCCGCGGCCGCAAACAACCCCTGAGGCTTTGGCGAGACTTCGGCCCGCATTCTTGGAGGATGGTACGGTAACGGCGGGCAATAGTTCTGGTTTAAACGATGCTGCCTCCGCGCTCGTCATCATGTCGCGGGAAAGAGCAGAGGTGTTGAGTTTGAAGCCACTAGCGACGATACGTGAACGGGCCGTGGCGGGTGTGGATCCGAACGTGATGGGAATTGGTCCCGTACCTGCGACGCGTAAGGTGTTGGACAAATCAGGCTTAACGCTGGACGACATTGACATTATCGAAATTAACGAGGCGTTTGCAGCTCAAGTGATTGCGTGTGACCGAGAATTGCAAATGGATCCGCGCAAAGTAAACGTGAATGGGGGGGCCATTGCCCATGGGCACCCACTCGGTGCCACGGGAGCGATTTTGGCGACTAAAGCCGTTTATGAACTGGAACGGATCCAAGGCAGATTCGCACTGATAACCGCATGTATTGGCGGCGGTCAGGGAATCGCAACGATTTTGGAACGAGACGGTGCGGTTTGA
- a CDS encoding acetate--CoA ligase family protein gives MNDLTSPERLRQFFHPQSIALVGATDKSRWSLFTYMNLKTFGGSGGATVHCVHPKHEVVHGQKAVPSLLDIDEPVDLAYVMVPTGQVLQVLRDADAADIRNLVILTSGFSEIGPEGAAMEREVLEFARAHNQLLLGPNGNGFINVTAQLTPYGLLVAPPLTPGPVGIVLQSGALASTVLTLAQARNVGLSLLVSMGNETMMSATDVMDYLIEDEATKVLAVFLESIRQPKEFARIAKKALEHGKPIVAMKIGRSEHSARTAMAHTGALVGDDAVNDAAFRQLGVIRVNSLEDLITTAGLLGYTPPLTGRRMGVVTPSGGACDILSDRAADEGILLPEFAPETVSKLKEVVPSFSTIHNPLDVTGFVVVDGTLLRRALAVVADDPGFDFLLCLTDPPRIEPDDVAPVIEQYSQLHEVVARAKVPIVVVSNSSIDITPFGRSVLEKLNLHFVGGMEHGMSALGKAVWWHQKYRESRLKNKAFEEVSRPSTSLSTGEWSEHAARAFLDAEGIPVVPGVLARTAVEAVEGANAVGYPVVLKIQSADIQHKSDVGGVALGLQSDEEVLQAYQTILASVREKVPRSRVDGILVSPMRGEGVEMLVGVVRDALWGQVLAVGMGGVFVEVMKDTSLRVLPVDRAEIRSMLEELRSFPLLRGTRGRIGADIERLVDVIYQISRLAVRHRDQLRALEINPLWIHGSQIEALDALISIEG, from the coding sequence GTGAACGACCTCACCAGTCCAGAGCGTCTCCGTCAATTCTTTCACCCACAGAGCATTGCCCTCGTGGGTGCGACCGACAAGTCGAGGTGGTCTTTGTTCACCTACATGAATCTGAAAACATTCGGTGGGTCGGGTGGAGCAACCGTGCACTGTGTGCACCCAAAACACGAAGTCGTACACGGGCAAAAAGCGGTACCATCATTGCTCGACATCGACGAACCGGTCGACCTCGCGTACGTCATGGTTCCAACCGGGCAAGTGTTACAGGTGTTACGGGACGCAGATGCGGCTGACATTCGCAACCTCGTGATTTTGACATCTGGATTCAGTGAAATTGGGCCCGAAGGCGCTGCCATGGAACGGGAAGTACTCGAGTTCGCTCGTGCGCATAATCAATTGCTCTTGGGACCAAACGGAAATGGTTTTATCAACGTCACCGCACAGCTAACTCCATATGGTCTACTTGTGGCGCCACCGCTCACCCCTGGACCCGTAGGTATTGTCTTACAGAGCGGGGCCTTGGCTAGTACCGTCCTCACCTTGGCACAGGCGCGCAATGTGGGATTGAGCCTGCTCGTTTCGATGGGAAACGAGACGATGATGTCTGCGACTGACGTGATGGATTATTTAATTGAAGACGAAGCGACTAAGGTGCTTGCCGTTTTTCTCGAATCCATCCGTCAACCGAAAGAATTTGCGCGTATTGCAAAGAAGGCCCTCGAGCATGGCAAACCGATTGTCGCCATGAAAATTGGACGCAGCGAACACAGTGCCAGAACGGCAATGGCTCACACCGGAGCCTTGGTTGGGGATGATGCAGTCAACGATGCGGCTTTTCGCCAGCTCGGCGTGATCCGCGTCAATTCTTTGGAGGACCTCATTACGACTGCTGGGCTGCTTGGTTACACCCCGCCGTTGACCGGACGTCGGATGGGCGTCGTGACACCCTCAGGTGGTGCCTGCGATATCTTGTCGGATAGAGCCGCTGACGAAGGGATTCTGCTGCCTGAGTTTGCCCCAGAGACGGTGTCCAAACTGAAAGAGGTTGTGCCAAGCTTCTCCACCATTCACAATCCACTGGACGTGACCGGATTTGTCGTTGTCGACGGAACCCTCTTGCGTCGTGCGCTCGCGGTGGTGGCAGACGATCCTGGCTTTGACTTTCTTCTCTGTTTAACTGATCCCCCTAGGATCGAGCCGGATGACGTCGCACCCGTGATCGAGCAATATAGCCAGCTTCACGAAGTGGTTGCAAGGGCAAAAGTCCCGATTGTCGTCGTCAGCAACAGTTCCATTGATATCACCCCATTCGGGCGATCCGTGTTAGAGAAACTAAATTTGCACTTTGTCGGCGGGATGGAGCACGGAATGTCCGCTTTGGGGAAAGCCGTTTGGTGGCACCAAAAATACCGTGAGAGCAGGCTGAAAAACAAAGCGTTCGAAGAAGTGTCAAGACCTTCGACAAGCCTGTCAACGGGCGAGTGGAGCGAACACGCCGCACGCGCATTTTTAGATGCAGAGGGCATTCCAGTTGTGCCTGGAGTCTTGGCGAGAACTGCTGTTGAAGCAGTTGAGGGCGCAAATGCCGTGGGCTATCCTGTCGTCTTGAAAATCCAATCAGCCGACATTCAGCACAAGAGTGATGTCGGCGGTGTTGCGCTCGGGTTACAGTCCGACGAAGAAGTCCTGCAAGCCTATCAAACTATCCTGGCTTCAGTTCGGGAAAAGGTTCCCAGAAGTCGTGTGGACGGGATCCTTGTGTCACCGATGCGTGGTGAAGGCGTGGAGATGCTCGTCGGCGTCGTTCGTGACGCCTTGTGGGGACAGGTGCTAGCTGTCGGAATGGGCGGTGTTTTCGTCGAGGTGATGAAGGACACGAGCTTGCGTGTCTTGCCGGTCGATCGCGCTGAAATCCGATCCATGTTGGAGGAACTTCGGAGTTTTCCTCTCCTTCGTGGAACGCGTGGGCGTATAGGGGCGGATATCGAGAGGTTGGTGGACGTCATCTACCAGATTTCGCGGCTCGCCGTTCGCCATCGTGATCAACTGCGGGCATTGGAAATCAATCCACTCTGGATTCATGGATCGCAAATTGAAGCATTGGACGCACTGATTTCGATAGAAGGGTAA
- a CDS encoding MFS transporter produces MMSWVQSRYIMKYPVGWMRIGLLALVIIANIVANYEGELAPVVPLLLPDLHLTITNYGFIVAASAVVSAIVAVISGPWIDKYGRTFFVVAGTIVTAIAVFGMCLVHNTTQFIVVRVIMAIILGVSIPATTGLIRDFTPRVGRALGFGLWTFGPVGANYLAAGVAGATLPIFHNSWKSQFIIMGIFCLVVAIIVAFLIRDLSPGLRAQVVHDNTSVANVNHSAQAQNETIASPKLVYGSFHIWALAIGIVLFLLLYFFTQAFGPIYLVTAFKYSPAEASTLASYFWLANLVALVVIGWVSDRLQLRKIFSFIGVIGLLIFMYFWIHLIGHHVSAGTMMVYTSLQGVLLGFGFGPWMALFSENLEDIHPTLQATGWAIWSFVTNVLVAIAGSITFPVAERFGFAAWFDVCWAGVVIYGVLIFVGRGPWFRRKQFK; encoded by the coding sequence ATGATGAGTTGGGTACAATCTCGCTACATCATGAAGTATCCAGTTGGTTGGATGCGAATCGGTCTGCTTGCCCTCGTAATCATCGCAAATATTGTGGCTAACTATGAAGGTGAATTAGCCCCAGTTGTCCCACTATTACTTCCCGATCTACATTTAACCATCACGAATTATGGATTCATTGTTGCTGCCAGTGCTGTTGTTTCAGCAATCGTAGCGGTCATTTCCGGTCCGTGGATCGATAAGTACGGCCGTACATTCTTCGTTGTTGCAGGGACTATCGTCACCGCTATCGCGGTATTTGGAATGTGTCTTGTACACAACACCACCCAGTTCATTGTCGTTCGAGTTATCATGGCTATTATTCTCGGTGTTTCGATCCCGGCAACAACCGGGCTCATTCGCGACTTTACACCGCGAGTCGGCCGGGCCTTGGGATTTGGTTTATGGACATTTGGTCCAGTTGGGGCGAACTACTTGGCAGCCGGCGTCGCCGGGGCCACACTGCCGATCTTTCACAACTCGTGGAAGTCACAGTTTATCATCATGGGAATATTCTGCCTTGTCGTGGCTATCATCGTAGCGTTTCTCATTCGCGATTTGTCCCCCGGTCTTCGCGCGCAAGTGGTCCATGATAACACGAGTGTGGCAAACGTGAACCATTCCGCGCAGGCGCAGAACGAAACGATAGCCTCGCCAAAATTGGTGTATGGATCTTTCCATATCTGGGCTCTGGCCATTGGCATTGTCCTGTTCCTGCTCTTATACTTCTTCACACAAGCGTTTGGACCTATCTACCTTGTAACCGCTTTCAAGTATTCTCCAGCGGAAGCTTCAACGCTCGCCAGTTATTTTTGGTTGGCAAACTTAGTTGCGTTGGTTGTTATCGGGTGGGTTTCTGATCGCCTGCAATTGCGGAAGATATTTTCCTTTATTGGCGTCATCGGTTTACTGATATTTATGTATTTCTGGATCCATTTAATTGGCCACCACGTATCGGCTGGAACGATGATGGTCTACACGTCTTTACAAGGTGTGCTACTCGGTTTCGGCTTTGGTCCGTGGATGGCGTTGTTCTCGGAAAACCTCGAAGATATTCATCCGACATTGCAAGCCACAGGGTGGGCGATTTGGTCATTCGTGACAAACGTCCTTGTAGCCATCGCCGGGTCCATCACCTTTCCCGTTGCAGAACGATTCGGATTCGCGGCCTGGTTTGATGTCTGTTGGGCTGGGGTTGTCATTTACGGCGTGCTGATTTTCGTCGGGCGTGGCCCGTGGTTTCGTAGGAAGCAGTTTAAATGA